The window ACCAATGGCCCATGCGGCGGCGGCGACAGACAACCCGGTACGGCAGGGTACTGTCGCTATGCTCGGTACATTTATCGATACTATTATTGTGTGCTCGATCACCGGTTTGGCGATCATCGTGTCTGGTGCCTGGGCTGGAGAGGCGAACGGGGCGGCGATGAGTCAGGCGGCGTTTGACAGCGTGTTGCCCTACGGTGACAAAATTGTCTCACTCGCCCTCGTGGTGTTTGCGTTCACCACAATTTTGGGCTGGAGCTACTATGGTGAGCGATGCGTAGAATATTTATTTGGCCCCAAAGCCATAACGCCTTTTCGCGTACTTTGGGTGCTCGCGATTCCGGCAGGAGTGTTTTTAAGTTTAAAGGTCGTTTGGATTCTAGCGGATATTCTCAATGGCCTTATGGCAATTCCGAATCTTATCGCATTAATTTTATTGTCGGGTCTCGTTGCCAGACTCACGCGCGAATATTACGGTAAAACCTCGAAATAACGGGGCCAGGAGTGTGAATCCTGTGGCCCTTGTTTGACATTCTGCTGCCACGGGCGGATAGTTCCGACGAGAACTCAGCCTGTTCAGCGGATGCAAACCTCGTTTACTCGCCATATTTCGGCGGTGTGTTGTAAATATTGGAACTCGTCGCTTATTAAGGCGTTCTTATACAGGCCCTAGAAATCACAACACTTGCCATCGCGGTAGCAACATATTTTTCCTTATGCAGACTCCCAGACCTCAAAAACTAGTTATTGCGATCTCATCCCGCGCATTGTTTGATCTTGCTGAAAGCCATCAGGTATTCGAGTCCGAGGGCTTACAGGCGTATTCCGAATATCAGATTGCGAACGAAGACAACATTCTCGCACCAGGTGAAGCGTTTGGTATGGTGAAAAAGTTTCTTCGGATTAATGAGCGTTTGGACACTCAGCGAGTGGAAGTAATACTTTTATCGCGCAACAGTGCGGATACCGGCTTGCGGGTGTTCAACTCGATTAACCACTATGGATTAGACATCACACGTGCCGCGTTCACAGGCGGGTCCAGCCCTTACCGTTATATTTTGCCATTTAACGCGCATCTTTTTCTCTCCACCGACGCCGACGATGTGGCTCACGCGCTTGAGCACGGCGTTGCTGCAGCGACACTGATGACAACCTCTAAACCGGCTTCCGAAAACGAACAGCTTCGCTTCGCCTTCGATGGCGATGCCGTTATTTTTTCGGATGAAGCAGAGCAGGTATACAAAGCGCAGGGGTTGGCTGCGTTTGCGCAAAGTGAGCGCGACGCGGCGAAGACACCGCTGAGTGGTGGCCCGTTTAAATCGTTTCTGGCGGCGCTCCATGGGCTGCAGGATGAATTTAAAGGGCAAGAGTGTCCAATCAGAACCGCGTTAGTCACTGCCAGATCTGCCCCGGCACATGAACGGGTTATACGCACACTCCGAGCCTGGAATATTCGAATTGATGAGTCACTGTTTTTGGGTGGCCTGAGTAAAGGGGCATTCCTGAAAGCGTATGGCGCCGATGTTTTCTTTGATGATCAACAAATCAACTGTGAATCCGCGAGCGGCCATGTCGCTACCGGTCATGTCCCTCACGGAATTGCGAACCGGCCCGCGTTAGTGGGCTCCAATGGGGAAAAAAGCGAACTTAATACCGATAACCAGCAAAATCACAGCTAAGATTGGTTGTAATACGGTATTTGGAATTTTCGCTGCCAACTTCGCACCCAAGTGCACCGCTGGCACCGAGCCCAGCAGCAGCCCAAACAACAGGTTGAAATCCACATTGTCGTTCCAGAGGTGCCCCAGACCCGCAATAAGGGTCAGTGGGACCGCATGAGCGATGTCGGTACCAACCACTTGGAGGGCGGGAAGCCTGGGATACAGCAGCAATAATAATGCAGCGCAAAATGCACCCGCCCCAACAGAAGACAGCGTGACAAAAATTCCTAATAAAACGCCGCTGGCAAAGGTGACGAGTGTGCTTTGGCGATGAAACCATGTGTGTGGTTCTTCGCCTGTGCCTTGTATGCGCTTTTTAAAGAACACCACTACAGACGTCATAATCAACATAAAGCCCAGGCTATGGGTAAGAAACGGGCCGTAGTCAAATGATTCTGGGATGAGATAGCGCAGTGTAAGGGTGGTTATGAGAGACGCTGGGATGCTTCCCGATGCGAGCGTCAACACCAACTTCCAGCGCACTGTGCCCTGCCTGTGGTGAGCATGCATTGCGCCGGTTTTGGTAACTGCGGCGTACAGGAGGTCCGTCCCAATGGCGATCTTCTGAGGAACGCCTGAGAGAATCAGGATAGGCGTCATGAGTGAGCCGCCGCCTACACCAGTTAGGCCAACAGCCAGACCCACACCAGCGCCGGCGAAGATGTAGAAAATTAAATCCATATTAGGGCGGAAAATTGTGAATCTGACTGCTAAATTACAAATACGGGTAGCAAATATAGCTATTTATAACTATTCTTCAAAAGAATATTTAATTCTATTTTTATAATTGTTCTGGTGAATTATCGTCATGTGTTCTAAAGAACGGCTATATTTTGAACTACGGTTATCTAAGACTGCCGCCATCTGGAGGGCACAATGAAACTGCAGTAGTTGCGCTACATCTGGGAAGTTGCTCATCACGAATTAAATGTGTCAGCTACCGCTCAGAGTTTATACACATCTCAGCCGGGAATCAGCAAACAGATTCGCCTGCTGGAAGACGAACTCGGCGTGGAGATATTTTCGCGAAGTGGTAAGCACCTGACGCGGATAACCCCCGCGGGTGAGGCGATACTTCGCACAGCCGGCGAAATTCTCCGCAAGGTAGAAAGCATCAAGCAGGTCGCCCAGGAGTTTAGTAACGAGCGAAAGGGCAGCTTATCGATTGCAACCACCCACACACAGGCCCGCTACGCGCTGCCCAAAGTGATTTCTAGCTTTATCGACAAATACCCGGAAGTTGCCCTCCATATGCACCAGGGTACGCCGATGCAGATTTCCGAAATGGCGGCAGATGGTTCGGTGGATTTTGCCATAGCCACTGAAGCGCTTGAGTTGTTCAGCGACCTGATCATGCTGCCCTGTTATCGCTGGAATCGCTGTATTCTGGTGCCACGCAACCACCCCTTGTGCCAGGTATCACAGCTCTCTCTGGAAGATGTCGCTAAGCATCCGATCGTGACTTACGTGTTCGGGTTCACTGGCCGCTCCAAGCTGGATGAAGCCTTTATGGAGCGTGGCCTTGCGCCTAAGGTTGTGTTCACTGCTGCAGACGCCGACGTTATCAAGACGTACGTGCGCTTGGGGTTGGGTATCGGTATTGTCGCGAAGATGGCGTACGACGAGGATGTTGATACCGATCTGGTGGCTCTGGATGCACGACACCTGTTCCGCTCCAGTACCACAAAAATTGGTTTCCGCCGCGGGACATTCTTGCGCGGCTTTATGTATGAGTTTATTGAAGAGTTTGCGCCACACCTCACTAAGGATCTGGTAACAGAAGCCTTCAATCGCCACTCCAAAGTGGAGCTGGACGAGCTGTTTAAACATATTGAGTTGCCTGAGTATTAGCCTCAACTCTGATTAAGTTAGCACCAAAAAAGCCGGGAATTTCCCGGCTTTTTTGGTGCTAAGCTAGCTTGTTGCTCAGCTCGATAAACTTGTTAACCTGTTTATAAAAAATCCAGGTCGTCGTTGTTTTCCATGATTTCTTTGAGTTCGTCTTTCTCTTCAGTTTTTTGGTTTAACACTTCCTTCACGAACTTCATATACACGGTATACACCAGCGGTGCGGCACCGTCTTTCTCCACCACAAAGAATGGTGCGCGGTCGACGTCGAGCTTTTTGGCCAACACCATACCGTCGCTTTCAGGGTCACGCTCGTCGGCAGTGAGGATTGTGTCGATCTGAGCAATCTGCCCTGACGATTCAAGCTTTTGCAGCACATCACCACATTTCTTGCACGGCGAGCCATCAGCGAGAATTTTTTTTACCAGAGTAATTTTCATAATCGTATCCCGTTTAATTGTTAAATCCGTTATCGGGGCGGTCCGGGTGGAATGCAAGCTTAGCGGTGCAGTCCGCATTCTTTCTTGGTTTCTTCTTCCCACCACCAGCGACCCTCGCGCTCGTGTTGACCTGGGCCCGTGGGCCGGGTGCACGGTTCGCACCCGATCGAAATAAAGCCCTGATCGTGCAGCTTGTTGTAGGGCACGTCATTGCTGCGGATGTAGTCCCACACTTGGGCAGACGTCCAGTTCACCAGGGGGTTATATTTGGCAAGCACTTCTTCAGGGCGGGAGAAAGCGCGGTCATGCTGAACAACCGGAATGTTCGCTCTTGTGCCTGGGCTCTGGTCCTTGCGTTGCCCTGTAATCCAGGCATCCAGGGTAAGGAGCTTTTTGCGCAGCGGTCCAACTTTGCGAATAGCGCAACACTCTTTATGTGTGTCCTGATAGAAGCTGAACAACCCTTTTTCGTTGACGAGCTGTTGAACGGCGGTGGCGTCGGGAAACAGGATTTGTAGATCAACATCATAGTGTTGACGTACTTTGTCGATAAACTCGTAGGTCGCGGCATGCAAGCGGCCAGTATCCAGACAAAATACCTGGACGCCTGGTTTTATACGGCTGGCCATATCGACAAGTACGACGTCTTCAGCACCACTAAACGAAATGGCGATATTGTCGTGTTCTGCCAGTGCGTGTGCCAGGATTTCCTGTGGGGATGCGGCTTGCAGGTTGCTGTCCAAGTCTACGAGATTAATGGTGTCGTTCATAAATCAACCAATATGTGGTGTTCTCAGCGTAAGGCGCGCAAGAATACCAGAGCCTTCAGGTGTTTAAAAATACTGAGCGACGCTAAGCTTATAACGCCTGCTTATCGAATTCGACGCTTTGATAACATTCCGAATAGTATGCATGTTGAGGTGATGGGTGGATCAAGTGTTACTGAAGAGGCTGTGTGGTATGAATCCTTCGTTTTGCTGGACCGTTCTGCTGGACAGTCGCGCAGTTTAGCCTGTAGATTTGCCGCCTGAATTTTATAATGACAATAGCCTTATAGAAGGAGTGAAGTGTGGAACTAGCGTGTCTTGACCTTGAGGGAGTCCTTATCCCTGAAATCTGGATTGCCTTTGCTGAGAAGACCGGCATCGACGCCCTTAAAGCGACCACCCGCGATATCCCTGACTACGACGAACTGATGACCATGCGGCTAAAGGAGTTGGATAAAGCCGGACTGGGCTTGAACGAAATTCAGGATGTGATTTCCACGCTCAACCCGTTGCCGGGTGCCGCAGAATTTCTTGATTGGTTGCGCGCACGCTTTCAGGTGGTGATTCTGTCAGATACTTTCTACGAGTTCGCGGGTCCGCTCATGGCACAACTGGGTTACCCCACCTTGCTATGCCATAAATTGACTGTTGATAGCACCGGTAAGGTCGTCGATTATAACTTGCGCCAGGCCAACCCCAAGCGCCAGGCGATTTGTGCGTTTAAGAGTATCTACTACCGCACCATTGCAGCTGGAGATTCCTACAACGACACAACGATGCTGGCAGAAGCTGATGCAGGTATCCTGTTTAGTGCGCCGCAAAACGTGATTGACGAATTCCCGCAATTCCCTGCGGTGCACACGTATGACGATCTCAAGCAGGCGTTTATCAACGCCAGTATTCGGGATCTGGAGTTATAGGCCATGTTTTATCCGCTGGAGAAGCTCGCCAAGCTGCATGACGGTTATCAGAAGGCGTTTGTGCTGGAAAGTCACAGCTTGTTGCTTTTACAGATGGATGGACAGCGGTACCTCATTGAGAACCGCTGTCCGCATATGGACGTTCCATTGACCACCGCCGAACAGCTACCTGCCGGGGGTTTGCGTTGCCGGGCCCACGGCATCGCTTTCGATCTGCCCTCTGGCAAAGCACAGGGTCCACTTGCTAATCAGCTGGATTGCTTGAAGCAGTTTCCACTTGCCTACGACGGCGATACGCTGGGTGTTGAGCTGTAAATTTTGCTCGCGCCGGTGCACGCCTGTATAGCGCTAAGCACGAAACCCCAAGGGTCTAGATAAAAATTGTTGTCAAATTGGGGTCGCTACTGCTGTTGTAGTTCCATAACCGGTCAAACTCGTCCAGCTGATGTCGGCACTCTGCAGGGGCGCGGTAGTTCACGAAGCCGTTGTAGCTCGCCTCATCATTCAGGAATGCGATACGCTGACGATCTGCGATGGCGTAACCGTGATCAGGCGCTGAAATATCGGCATTGATCACCTTAATCTGCAACGTGCTCGGTAGTCGTTGAATCAGTCGTACCAGTGGATGGCTTACACCCTGCAGTGGTTTGCTGTCTGCAATCAAGATACGAATTTGCGAGTTAGCGCTGTGCCGCGCTAGCGCAGAAACCCCCTCTAGCACGTCCTCATTTGCCCATACCGCCGGCGTGAGATTTGCGCATAGAATATCCAGGGTGCGACTCGCCGTGCGAGCAAGGGTGGCGACATGATGAGAGTAGTGCTTGGCGTCATGCAACCGATGGACGCTATCCTGATACACAGCCGCCAAAGCGTCGGCGGTATCGGGGAGACGCATAGTTCGGTGCGGTATCCCTGCGTCGTCAAATTCCGGGCCCTCAGCTTCGAAACCAAGCGACGCATAAAACGGAATGGCGCTCACCTGCGAGTGCAAAAAAGGTGCGATCCCATATTCTTCCAGCGCCTGGCGGACGATAAAACGCAACAGCTGGGAGCCATAACCGCCTCGGCGGTACGGCATGCGAACGGCCATTCGGCCAATTTGTCCAGCCGGTAAAAGACGCGCGCAGCCTATGGCTTCCTGTTCATTTTCGATCAAAAAATGGCGTGTTATGCCGCCACCGTCTTTTTCGTCAAGCTCAAGTTCTTCTGGCACCTGCTGCTCGTCGATAAAAACTTCCCGGCGAATAGCCGATAACAGCTGCGCGTCCGTATTCCAGAATGCTTCGCGCACAGTGTAGTTTGGTTTATTCATCATCTTCGCTGCTTATCAAAAATCCGGCGTCGGCAATTTGCACAACGACAGTTCGGTCCAGAGTATCGAGAGAATCCCAGTGGATGGGCTCGTAATTGCTAAGCATGACTGCGAGTTTGCGGCTGCAGTGCCATTTGGCGCCGTTGATAAATACCAAGCAACCGGCTTGTTCCTCAAAAAATGCGCAGCGAGCGAAGCGCGATAAGCGAGCCTGGCCAGCTTCCATTAAGTTGCGGTCGAATTCCTCGTCAAAGGTTTGGAAATGCGCGTCTGCCGTCGGGTTAGGCCGCGTCATGTATTCACCGAACCAACCTGCGAGCGCGGCTTTGTCGGTGCTGTACTGATGAATAATGGCCTGTACCTGCTCAATGCTCTGCTGCGAGATTTCACCGGGGAGCTGCTGCGGGCGTAGGCCCGGGTCCATATAGCGCATATCCGGGTTGGTGAACGATGCCATTTCTTCTGAAAAATCCAGTAACACTTCGGCATGGCTCGGCGCCCTGAAACCGATCGAGTAAGTCATACACTCGCCGTCGGCTTCGCCCCAATGGGCGATGTTGGGCGGTATATAAAGAAGGTCGCCGGGCTCCACAATCCAGTCTTCTACAGTGTCAAAATCTTGCAAAATTTTCATGTCCGCTGCGGGCAGCAAGGGGCTTTCGTGGGAGCAGCGTTGGCCAATCCGCCAGCGGCGCTTGCCTTGCGCCTGCAACAGAAAAACATCGTAGTAATCGAAATGTGGGCCGACGCCGCCCTTGTCGGCGGCGTAGCTGATCATAATGTCGTCCAGCCGCCAGTTTGGGATAAACCGAAACGCGTCGAGCAGCGCGTTGATTGCCGGGTCCAGGGCATCTGCGTGTTGTACCAATAGTGTCCAATGGGATTCTGGTAGCTGCGCGAAACGCTCCTCGAGCAGTGGCCCGTGTTCGACTTGCCAGTCGGATTCATCGCGTTGAACCACCAGGCGCGAAACGACATCGTCTTCAAGCGCTAGGCCGGCCAGCTCATCTGCGCTGACAGGGGCTTCGAAGTCCGGAAAAGCCTGGCGGATTAACAGCGGCTTCTTCTGCCAGTACTCGTTTAAAAACTGTTCAAAAGTAATAGTGCCAAGTTGCTGCAAGCGGAGCAACCCGGAGGAGGGGTCAGCCATAAATGGCTCCATAATCGGCTCGGAGGTATTCCCCCCGAGCGATGGTAGAAACTAAAGTCAGGCGCTGGCCTACTTGGTGGTTTTGATGGCTTCTGCCTGTGCCACGGCATTGCCGATGTAGGAGGCCGGTGTCATCGCTTTTAAGTGCGCTTTGGCGTCGGCAGGAATCTCCAGCGACTCGACAAAATCCTGCATCACTTGCTGGTTAATACTTTGGCCACGTGTGAGTTCTTTCAGCTTTTCGTAAGCGCCTTCAATCGCATAGCGGCGCATCACGGTTTGAATCGGCTCGGCCATGACTTCCCAGCTGTTATTCAGGTCGGCCCCGAGCGCTTGTTCGTTAATTTCCAGCTTGCTGATGCCTTTCAACGTGGAGGCGTAGGCGATCATGCTGTAGCCGAAACCAACGCCCATATTGCGCAGTACCGTCGAGTCGGTCAGGTCGCGCTGCCAGCGGGAAACCGGAAGTTTTGCCGCCAGATGACCAAACATGGCGTTGGCGAGGCCCAGATTACCCTCGGAGTTTTCAAAGTCGATAGGGTTAACTTTATGCGGCATGGTGGACGAACCCACTTCGCCGGCAATGGCTTTCTGCTTGAAGTAACCCAGCGAAATATAGCCCCATACGTCGCGGTCGAAGTCGAGCAATATCGTATTAAAGCGCGCGATACCATCGAACAGCTCTGCCATATAATCGTGCGGCTCGATTTGGGTGGTGTATGGGTTCCACTGCAAGCCGAGGCTTTCGACAAAGCTTGCCGCATTGCTCTGCCAATCAACCTCCGGGTAAGCCGACAAATGTGCGTTGTAGTTACCTACCGCGCCGTTAATTTTGCCGAGCAGTGGGACGCTGGCGATTTGATTGCGCTGGCGCTGCATGCGATAAGCCACATTTGCCAGCTCTTTACCGACGGTGGTGGGCGATGCAGTTTGCCCGTGGGTGCGCGAAAGCATGGGCACTGCCGCGTATTTTTCGGCAAGGGTGGTGATACTGGCGATAATCGCATCTATTTCTGGCAACAGCACTTGATCGCGGCCGCCTTTTAGCATCAACCCATGGGACAGATTATTGATGTCCTCAGAGGTGCAGGCAAAGTGGACAAACTCAGACACCGCTTCCAGCTCTGCATTGCCCTTGAACTTGCTCTTAATGAAATACTCCACCGCTTTAACATCGTGATTGGTGGTGCGCTCGATATCTTTAATAGCTTGTGCATCCGCCACATTGAAGTTGCTGACCAGGTCGTCCAGCAGGCTGTTGGCCGCAGCGCTGAGATTGGTGATTTCGTTAATTGCCGGGTGCGCCGCGAGGCACTGCAACCAGCGCACTTCAACCTCTACACGGCTGCGGATCAGCCCGTACTCACTGAACATCTCGCGCAGTGTGTCGGTTTTGGAGCCATAGCGGCCATCGATAGGGGAAACGGCGGTTAAGGAGGAAAGTTCCATACGAAATCTCTTTGAAATATCACGAAAAAATTAAGCGCGCTGCAGCAACTGCTCGGTTGCCGCAAGCATTTTGCTGCGGTAGAACAGCATATGCCAGCGGGTGCCACCGGCCTGACGCCACAGGGTAGCCGCGCGAATGGCTGCGAACAGCAAGGACCGAATTTGAGCGGCGACGCGTTCCTGTTGCAAATAATTAAATTCCCCGGTTACCTGGATACGGTAAGGGAATTTACTGATGGTATCGGTATAAATGTCGGCAATGTTGGACACCACATTGTCGTGGCTACAGCCAAAATGCTCGACTTGCTGGCTCACTTTCTCCAGGCGGTTACCAATAATGTAGAGCACGTCTTTGCGGCGTGCGAGGCGTTTTTGCAGTACCACCGCGCCCAAAACATAGCGCAAGATATCCGCGTTCCCGGGTGAGCGGTGGTCTTCCAGAATGTCTTTGAGTGTACTCAGTCCTGGCTGGACGGCATCCAGGCCACCAAAAACGTCTTCGGCGGAGCTCGGGTCTGTATTGATTAAGCTTTTTACTGCGGTTTCAAATACCTCTGTTTTCAGGTAGCCGGTTTTAGCCAGCTCCTCCACTTGGCGGGCGCATTGGGTCATGCCCGCTAGGGCAATTGCGATATTTCGCCAGGATTTTTGCAACAGAGAGCTCCTTGCCGGTCAGGAAATGGGATGATCGATGACACCGCCACCGAGGCACACATCACCGTCGTACAATACGATGCTTTGCCCTGGGGTGATGGCGCGTTGTGGCTCATCGAAAACCACCGTTATGGTGTCTCCACTCACCTTTTGCAAGGTGCAGCGCTGATCTGGCTGGCGGTAGCGGGTTTTCGCGTAGCACCTAAAGCCTTCTTCTTGCGGCTGATTGATCCAATGCATGCCGTTGGCGACCAGGGCTGTTTCCAGCAGCAGTTCATGGGAGCCGCCCTGTACCACGATAAGAGTGTTGTCGCTCAGGTTTTTGCGCGCCACGTACCAGGCATCCTCATGCGCGCCCGCAATGCCGCCAATGCCCAGGCCCTGCCGCTGGCCAATGGTGTAGTACATAAGGCCTTGATGGTCGCCCAGGATTTCGCCCTCGGGGGTGACGATTTTACCCGGCTGAGCGGGCAAGTAGGTTTGCAGAAAATCCTTAAAGCGGCGCTCGCCAATAAAGCAAATGCCGGTACTGTCTTTCTTGTTGTGGGTGACCAG of the Teredinibacter turnerae T7901 genome contains:
- a CDS encoding 5'-nucleotidase, coding for MQTPRPQKLVIAISSRALFDLAESHQVFESEGLQAYSEYQIANEDNILAPGEAFGMVKKFLRINERLDTQRVEVILLSRNSADTGLRVFNSINHYGLDITRAAFTGGSSPYRYILPFNAHLFLSTDADDVAHALEHGVAAATLMTTSKPASENEQLRFAFDGDAVIFSDEAEQVYKAQGLAAFAQSERDAAKTPLSGGPFKSFLAALHGLQDEFKGQECPIRTALVTARSAPAHERVIRTLRAWNIRIDESLFLGGLSKGAFLKAYGADVFFDDQQINCESASGHVATGHVPHGIANRPALVGSNGEKSELNTDNQQNHS
- a CDS encoding sulfite exporter TauE/SafE family protein, translated to MDLIFYIFAGAGVGLAVGLTGVGGGSLMTPILILSGVPQKIAIGTDLLYAAVTKTGAMHAHHRQGTVRWKLVLTLASGSIPASLITTLTLRYLIPESFDYGPFLTHSLGFMLIMTSVVVFFKKRIQGTGEEPHTWFHRQSTLVTFASGVLLGIFVTLSSVGAGAFCAALLLLLYPRLPALQVVGTDIAHAVPLTLIAGLGHLWNDNVDFNLLFGLLLGSVPAVHLGAKLAAKIPNTVLQPILAVILLVIGIKFAFFPIGAH
- the cysB gene encoding HTH-type transcriptional regulator CysB, which translates into the protein MRYIWEVAHHELNVSATAQSLYTSQPGISKQIRLLEDELGVEIFSRSGKHLTRITPAGEAILRTAGEILRKVESIKQVAQEFSNERKGSLSIATTHTQARYALPKVISSFIDKYPEVALHMHQGTPMQISEMAADGSVDFAIATEALELFSDLIMLPCYRWNRCILVPRNHPLCQVSQLSLEDVAKHPIVTYVFGFTGRSKLDEAFMERGLAPKVVFTAADADVIKTYVRLGLGIGIVAKMAYDEDVDTDLVALDARHLFRSSTTKIGFRRGTFLRGFMYEFIEEFAPHLTKDLVTEAFNRHSKVELDELFKHIELPEY
- a CDS encoding phosphoadenylyl-sulfate reductase, whose product is MNDTINLVDLDSNLQAASPQEILAHALAEHDNIAISFSGAEDVVLVDMASRIKPGVQVFCLDTGRLHAATYEFIDKVRQHYDVDLQILFPDATAVQQLVNEKGLFSFYQDTHKECCAIRKVGPLRKKLLTLDAWITGQRKDQSPGTRANIPVVQHDRAFSRPEEVLAKYNPLVNWTSAQVWDYIRSNDVPYNKLHDQGFISIGCEPCTRPTGPGQHEREGRWWWEEETKKECGLHR
- the thrH gene encoding bifunctional phosphoserine phosphatase/homoserine phosphotransferase ThrH, translating into MELACLDLEGVLIPEIWIAFAEKTGIDALKATTRDIPDYDELMTMRLKELDKAGLGLNEIQDVISTLNPLPGAAEFLDWLRARFQVVILSDTFYEFAGPLMAQLGYPTLLCHKLTVDSTGKVVDYNLRQANPKRQAICAFKSIYYRTIAAGDSYNDTTMLAEADAGILFSAPQNVIDEFPQFPAVHTYDDLKQAFINASIRDLEL
- a CDS encoding Rieske (2Fe-2S) protein, producing MFYPLEKLAKLHDGYQKAFVLESHSLLLLQMDGQRYLIENRCPHMDVPLTTAEQLPAGGLRCRAHGIAFDLPSGKAQGPLANQLDCLKQFPLAYDGDTLGVEL
- a CDS encoding GNAT family N-acetyltransferase, giving the protein MMNKPNYTVREAFWNTDAQLLSAIRREVFIDEQQVPEELELDEKDGGGITRHFLIENEQEAIGCARLLPAGQIGRMAVRMPYRRGGYGSQLLRFIVRQALEEYGIAPFLHSQVSAIPFYASLGFEAEGPEFDDAGIPHRTMRLPDTADALAAVYQDSVHRLHDAKHYSHHVATLARTASRTLDILCANLTPAVWANEDVLEGVSALARHSANSQIRILIADSKPLQGVSHPLVRLIQRLPSTLQIKVINADISAPDHGYAIADRQRIAFLNDEASYNGFVNYRAPAECRHQLDEFDRLWNYNSSSDPNLTTIFI
- a CDS encoding cupin domain-containing protein; protein product: MADPSSGLLRLQQLGTITFEQFLNEYWQKKPLLIRQAFPDFEAPVSADELAGLALEDDVVSRLVVQRDESDWQVEHGPLLEERFAQLPESHWTLLVQHADALDPAINALLDAFRFIPNWRLDDIMISYAADKGGVGPHFDYYDVFLLQAQGKRRWRIGQRCSHESPLLPAADMKILQDFDTVEDWIVEPGDLLYIPPNIAHWGEADGECMTYSIGFRAPSHAEVLLDFSEEMASFTNPDMRYMDPGLRPQQLPGEISQQSIEQVQAIIHQYSTDKAALAGWFGEYMTRPNPTADAHFQTFDEEFDRNLMEAGQARLSRFARCAFFEEQAGCLVFINGAKWHCSRKLAVMLSNYEPIHWDSLDTLDRTVVVQIADAGFLISSEDDE
- the purB gene encoding adenylosuccinate lyase, with translation MELSSLTAVSPIDGRYGSKTDTLREMFSEYGLIRSRVEVEVRWLQCLAAHPAINEITNLSAAANSLLDDLVSNFNVADAQAIKDIERTTNHDVKAVEYFIKSKFKGNAELEAVSEFVHFACTSEDINNLSHGLMLKGGRDQVLLPEIDAIIASITTLAEKYAAVPMLSRTHGQTASPTTVGKELANVAYRMQRQRNQIASVPLLGKINGAVGNYNAHLSAYPEVDWQSNAASFVESLGLQWNPYTTQIEPHDYMAELFDGIARFNTILLDFDRDVWGYISLGYFKQKAIAGEVGSSTMPHKVNPIDFENSEGNLGLANAMFGHLAAKLPVSRWQRDLTDSTVLRNMGVGFGYSMIAYASTLKGISKLEINEQALGADLNNSWEVMAEPIQTVMRRYAIEGAYEKLKELTRGQSINQQVMQDFVESLEIPADAKAHLKAMTPASYIGNAVAQAEAIKTTK
- the hflD gene encoding high frequency lysogenization protein HflD → MQKSWRNIAIALAGMTQCARQVEELAKTGYLKTEVFETAVKSLINTDPSSAEDVFGGLDAVQPGLSTLKDILEDHRSPGNADILRYVLGAVVLQKRLARRKDVLYIIGNRLEKVSQQVEHFGCSHDNVVSNIADIYTDTISKFPYRIQVTGEFNYLQQERVAAQIRSLLFAAIRAATLWRQAGGTRWHMLFYRSKMLAATEQLLQRA